Proteins co-encoded in one Cyprinus carpio isolate SPL01 chromosome B5, ASM1834038v1, whole genome shotgun sequence genomic window:
- the LOC109102410 gene encoding bone morphogenetic protein 10-like, with translation MGVSRNYFWITCSSSTSVLLAFFLLFWGPFCAQSSPIGSPERLRTAPGLDDGHGGVLDPSLLEQDSEVDMQSLLETLKGQFLRTFNLTRPSPPVQHGATRVEPPEYMLELYNRFASDRTAMPSANIVRSFKNEDSSPSSVGPGGVRRHPLIFNVSIPHHERVTAAELRLYTLVQTDRNKYTGVDRKVTIYEVKQIEMNSSQQIRGDNIDGGNQTKRDGETELVELASRQVYGTDNGWESFDLTAVVHLWRKSDYGTTHRLEVHIASLNSQSLTSTEGKEEDTARGGDMDIDTSPEDKHKPLMIVFSDDQSVDHRGDKRELNELIQHETSGPGVQDNLDLELTGLWDDLEVMGQKDGNEEEVQSEEALLQMRSNLIYDTASRIRRNAKGNQCKKTSLYVDFKDIGWDSWILAPSGYEAFECTGTCMYPLTKHVTPTKHAIVQTLVSLKSPQRVSRACCVPTELDPISLLYLDDAGVVTYQYKYEGMVVAKCGCR, from the exons ATGGGTGTCAGCAGGAATTACTTTTGGATTACGTGTTCATCCAGCACATCTGTTTTATTGGCCTTTTTCCTGCTCTTCTGGGGGCCCTTCTGTGCACAGAGTAGCCCTATCGGCTCCCCCGAGAGGCTGCGCACCGCTCCAGGGCTGGATGACGGACATGGAGGGGTTCTGGATCCTTCACTTCTGGAGCAGGACAGTGAGGTAGACATGCAGAGCTTGCTGGAGACCCTGAAGGGACAGTTTCTGCGCACTTTTAACCTGACACGTCCCAGCCCCCCTGTGCAGCATGGGGCCACTCGAGTAGAGCCCCCTGAGTACATGCTGGAGCTGTACAACCGTTTCGCCAGTGACCGAACAGCAATGCCTTCTGCAAACATTGTACGCAGCTTTAAAAATGAAG actccTCCCCATCTAGTGTGGGACCTGGTGGAGTGAGACGACACCCACTTATCTTCAACGTGTCTATCCCACATCACGAGAGAGTCACCGCAGCTGAGCTCCGACTGTACACTTTGGTCCAGACTGACCGCAACAAATACACTGGTGTTGACAGAAAAGTGACCATATATGAGGTCAAACAGATTGAAATGAACAGCAGTCAGCAAATAAGAGGGGACAATATTGATGGAGGAAATCAAACCAAGCGAGACGGAGAAACAGAACTAGTGGAGTTGGCATCTCGACAGGTTTATGGTACAGATAATGGGTGGGAATCCTTTGACCTGACCGCTGTGGTGCATCTTTGGAGGAAATCAGACTATGGCACCACCCACAGGCTGGAGGTCCACATAGCCAGTTTGAACTCTCAGAGTTTGACGTCAACCGAAGGTAAGGAGGAAGACACCGCCAGAGGAGGGGACATGGACATTGACACCAGCCCTGAGGACAAACACAAACCCTTAATGATCGTCTTCTCTGATGACCAGAGCGTAGACCACCGCGGAGACAAACGAGAGCTCAATGAGCTGATCCAGCATGAGACCAGTGGGCCTGGTGTTCAAGACAACCTTGATCTAGAACTGACCGGTCTCTGGGATGACCTGGAAGTTATGGGACAAAAAGATGGGAATGAGGAAGAGGTGCAGAGCGAGGAGGCTCTCCTACAGATGCGCTCCAACCTCATCTATGACACAGCGTCTAGAATCAGACGCAATGCCAAAGGCAACCAGTGTAAAAAGACCTCCCTCTATGTGGACTTCAAAGACATCGGCTGGGACAGTTGGATCCTAGCGCCCTCCGGTTATGAAGCCTTCGAGTGTACAGGGACGTGCATGTACCCTTTGACCAAACACGTTACACCTACTAAACATGCCATTGTGCAAACTTTGGTCAGTCTGAAAAGTCCACAACGAGTGTCCAGGGCTTGTTGCGTTCCCACTGAGCTAGATCCCATCTCCCTGCTCTACCTAGATGATGCAGGTGTGGTGACATATCAGTATAAATATGAAGGTATGGTGGTAGCGAAGTGTGGATGCAGATAG
- the LOC122137345 gene encoding ribonuclease inhibitor-like, whose translation MAEPPKFSDKAEHFKHSGRKKQVVQDQSIILEDIQAYLKAEGKFKKYLSPAHCSALANMLLMAEEELNLKKYNTTSTEAQKRLVPAVRNCRKATLEGCNLTEQSGEIVASALQNANSPVRELDMSSNDLQDSGVKFISIGLKSSHCKLEILRLKGCKLTMQSCETLASALLSENSCLRELDLSNNDLQDSGVKQLTAGLKSPHCKLEILSLAGCKLTDQSSETLASVLLSVNSCLRELDLSNNDLKDSRLEWLSAGLNSCKLEKLRLASCNLTGQSCEMMASTLQSVNCLLKELDLSDNDLRDTGVEIFSTGLKSPHCILEILRMSTCYLTDQSCATVASVLQLAKCPLRELNLSKNDLQDSGVKMLSDGLKSSHCKLEILRLSGCFITEEGCSVLAAALTSNPLHLRELDLSCNHPGDLGGQLLTARLNDPTFKLETLKYSMLHRETFLFLLISDTETLEISAIFDTL comes from the exons ATGGCTGAACCTCCTAAATTCAGTGATAAAGCAGAACACTTTAAACACAG TGGGAGAAAGAAACAGGTGGTTCAAGATCAGTCTATTATTCTTGAAGACATTCAGGCTTACCTGAAAGCTGAaggaaagtttaaaaaatatctatcACCTGCACACTGTTCAGCTTTAGCTAATATGCTTCTGATGGCAGAGGAAGAGCTAAACCTCAAGAAATACAACACAACATCCACAGAGGCTCAAAAGAGACTGGTACCAGCTGTGAGGAACTGTCGAAAAGCAAC ATTGGAAGGCTGTAATCTCACTGAACAATCAGGTGAAATTGTGGCATCGGCTCTACAGAATGCAAACTCTCCTGTTAGAGAGCTGGATATGAGTAGCAATGACCTGCAGGACTCAGGTGTTAAGTTCATTTCTATTGGACTTAAGAGttcacactgtaaactggagatacTGAG ATTAAAAGGCTGTAAACTCACCATGCAGTCCTGTGAAACTTTGGCTTCAGCTCTGCTATCAGAAAATTCAtgcctgagagagctggacctcagtaacaatgacctgcaggattcaggagtaaAGCAGCTCACTGCTGGCCTGAAAAGcccacactgtaaactggagatatTGAG CCTAGCTGGCTGTAAACTCACCGACCAGTCAAGTGAAACACTGGCCTCAGTTCTACTTTCAGTGAACTCCTGCCTGAGAGAGTTGGACCTTAGTAATAATGACCTGAAGGATTCACGTCTTGAATGGCTCTCTGCTGGACTGAATAGCTGTAAACTGGAAAAACTAAG ATTGGCCAGCTGTAACCTGACTGGTCAGTCCTGTGAAATGATGGCTTCGACTCTACAATCAGTTAACTGCCTTCTGAAGGAGCTGGACCTGAGTGATAATGACCTGCGGGATACTGGAGTGGAGATTTTCTCAACTGGACTGAAGAGTCCTCACTGTATACTAGAGATACTGAG AATGTCCACTTGTTATCTCACTGATCAGTCCTGTGCGACTGTGGCTTCAGTTTTACAACTAGCAAAATGCCCTTTGAGAGAGCTGAACTTGAGCAAAAATGACCTGCAGGACTCAGGAGTGAAGATGCTCTCAGATGGCCTGAAGAGttcacactgtaaactggagatacTGAG ACTGTCTGGCTGTTTTATCACAGAGGAAGGCTGTTCTGTTTTGGCCGCAGCTCTTACTTCAAACCCCTTACACCTTAGAGAGCTGGACCTCAGCTGCAATCATCCTGGAGATTTAGGTGGTCAGCTGCTCACAGCTAGATTGAATGATCCAACTTTCAAATTGGAGACCCTCAAGTACAGTATGTTGCACAGGGagacttttcttttcttgttaatTTCAGATACTGAGACACTTGAAATCAGTGCCATTTTTGAcaccctttaa
- the LOC109102409 gene encoding rho GTPase-activating protein 25-like isoform X2, translated as MPGEGSPGSTHTGFKRSMEKPLKTGWLKKQRSIVKNWQLRFFVLRGNVLTYHKDDKESAVQGTIPLYSCQVNELPSNADDKFLFEIIPSSSTDREREAYVLMATSQSEMEEWVRSIRKAIGSRSNGVFGKSLSDIMVYEKKFGVRLVPILVEKCAEFIREHGLNEEGIFRLPGQDNQVKQFREAFDAGERPSFPSDTDVHTVGSLLKLYLRELPEPVVPWTQYQDFLDSTLMLDAATSAGKEKLEEQISLLPKVNYNLLSYICRFLFEVQQNSKVNKMSVENIVAVVVVVMLLKQVDDAISMMKGTPMIQKVMTVMIRHHELLFPPSKDKLPSPLPSKKSKSKKNSNPRSFVGWESAECEVSSLSESPEEEEMDTPEQERKDLWSSETGSEGTPLSPSSPFSSATDMLPDSPRKRTQTLPSLGCPPAGRGREPSWERWSRFQESFNENEEKTFSEDIFKILDLQKVTLFSGGQKSEKEIVEGQKDTEDTVLHETGNDVVDKQIDAVKPEGQSTTPVPKPRRSNNVTAPAVSREQTVEPTAPALQKSNQAQPENTDSTNIINSLQQKNQELSATVAKLQAALEAEQRCKAALEILLRNAERSRDEALVRNEQLNREIQEFLNRPTAGPS; from the exons ATGCCAGGGGAAGGAAGCCCTGGATCCACTCACACTGGTTTTAAGAGATCCATGGAGAAACCTCTGAAAACAGGCTGGCTGAAGAAGCAGAGATCCATCGTAAAGAACTGGCAGCTGCGCTTCTTTGTGCTGAGAGGAAATGTCTTAACATACCATAAAGATGACAAAGAGAGTGCTGTCCAG GGAACCATACCTTTGTACTCATGCCAAGTTAATGAGCTGCCATCAAATGCAGATGATAAATTCCTCTTTGAGATTATCCCAA GTAGCAGTACAGATCGGGAGCGGGAAGCCTATGTTCTCATGGCGACCAGTCAGAGCGAGATGGAAGAGTGGGTGCGCTCTATTCGCAAGGCCATCGGATCACGGTCTAATGGAG TATTTGGAAAGAGTCTTTCAGACATCATGGTGTATGAGAAGAAATTTGGGGTACGTCTGGTGCCCATCCTGGTGGAGAAGTGTGCTGAATTCATCAGAGAGCACGGTCTGAATGAGGAGGGCATCTTTCGCCTGCCAGGACAGGACAACCAGGTCAAACAGTTCAGAGAGGCCTTTGATGCCGGAGAGAGACCCTCATTCCCCAG TGACACTGATGTCCACACGGTGGGGTCATTACTTAAGTTGTACCTCAGAGAGCTTCCTGAACCTGTTGTGCCCTGGACTCAATATCAGGACTTCCTTGACAGCACTCTGATGCTGGACGCTGCCACTTCAGCT GGCAAAGAAAAGCTGGAGGAACAAATCAGCCTTCTGCCAAAAGTGAACTACAACCTCCTGAGTTACATCTGCAG ATTCCTTTTTGAGGTCCAACAAAACTCAAAGGTGAATAAAATGAGCGTTGAGAATATTGTggcggtggtggtggtggtgatgttgTTGAAGCAAGTGGATGACGCCATCAGTATGATGAAGG GAACACCCATGATACAGAAGGTAATGACTGTGATGATCAGACACCATGAGCTGCTTTTCCCACCCTCTAAAGACAAGCTGCCATCTCCTCTTCCGAGCAAGAAAAGCAAAAGCAAGAAGAACAGTAACCCTCGCAGTTTTGTCGGCTGGGAATCTGCAGAG TGTGAGGTGTCCTCCCTGTCTGAATCTCCTGAGGAAGAGGAAATGGACACACCTGAGCAAGAGAGGAAGGACCTGTGGTCATCTGAGACGGGATCAGAAGGCACACCTCTTTCTCCTTCCTCTCCATTTTCATCCGCAACCGACATGTTGCCCGACAGCCCCAGAAAAAGGACACAAACTCTACCCAGCTTAGGCTGTCCGCCAGCGGGAAGAGGCCGTGAGCCTTCTTGGGAACGCTGGAGCAGGTTCCAGGAGAGCTTTAACGAGAACGAAGAGAAAACATTCTCAGAGGACATCTTTAAGATACTTGACCTGCAGAAAGTGACACTATTTTCTGGAGGGCAGAAAAGTGAAAAGGAAATAGTTGAAGGACAGAAGGACACAGAGGACACAGTTTTGCATGAGACAGGTAACGATGTTGTGGACAAACAGATAGATGCTGTAAAACCAGAGGGACAGAGCACAACACCCGTTCCCAAACCTCGGCGGAGCAACAATGTGACTGCACCAGCTGTGAGCAGAGAGCAGACAGTGGAACCTACAGCACCTGCTCTACAGAAAAGCAATCAAGCACAACCAGAAAACACAGACTCAACAAACATCATCAACAG TCTCCAGCAGAAGAACCAAGAGCTGAGCGCTACAGTGGCAAAGTTGCAGGCAGCACTAGAGGCAGAGCAACGCTGCAAAGCTGCATTAGAGATCTTACTACGCAATGCAGAGCGCAGCAGGGATGAAGCACTTGTGCGCAATGAGCAGCTGAACCGAGAGATTCAGGAGTTCCTCAACAGACCGACTGCTGGACCGTCATAG
- the LOC109102409 gene encoding rho GTPase-activating protein 25-like isoform X1: MSLRLPRNWDFSTFRAETAKIARSKSVMPGEGSPGSTHTGFKRSMEKPLKTGWLKKQRSIVKNWQLRFFVLRGNVLTYHKDDKESAVQGTIPLYSCQVNELPSNADDKFLFEIIPSSSTDREREAYVLMATSQSEMEEWVRSIRKAIGSRSNGVFGKSLSDIMVYEKKFGVRLVPILVEKCAEFIREHGLNEEGIFRLPGQDNQVKQFREAFDAGERPSFPSDTDVHTVGSLLKLYLRELPEPVVPWTQYQDFLDSTLMLDAATSAGKEKLEEQISLLPKVNYNLLSYICRFLFEVQQNSKVNKMSVENIVAVVVVVMLLKQVDDAISMMKGTPMIQKVMTVMIRHHELLFPPSKDKLPSPLPSKKSKSKKNSNPRSFVGWESAECEVSSLSESPEEEEMDTPEQERKDLWSSETGSEGTPLSPSSPFSSATDMLPDSPRKRTQTLPSLGCPPAGRGREPSWERWSRFQESFNENEEKTFSEDIFKILDLQKVTLFSGGQKSEKEIVEGQKDTEDTVLHETGNDVVDKQIDAVKPEGQSTTPVPKPRRSNNVTAPAVSREQTVEPTAPALQKSNQAQPENTDSTNIINSLQQKNQELSATVAKLQAALEAEQRCKAALEILLRNAERSRDEALVRNEQLNREIQEFLNRPTAGPS; this comes from the exons ATGTCTCTGAGACTACCTCGCAACTGGGACTTCAGCACCTTCAGAGCTGAAACTGCCAAGATAG CTCGCTCCAAGAGTGTTATGCCAGGGGAAGGAAGCCCTGGATCCACTCACACTGGTTTTAAGAGATCCATGGAGAAACCTCTGAAAACAGGCTGGCTGAAGAAGCAGAGATCCATCGTAAAGAACTGGCAGCTGCGCTTCTTTGTGCTGAGAGGAAATGTCTTAACATACCATAAAGATGACAAAGAGAGTGCTGTCCAG GGAACCATACCTTTGTACTCATGCCAAGTTAATGAGCTGCCATCAAATGCAGATGATAAATTCCTCTTTGAGATTATCCCAA GTAGCAGTACAGATCGGGAGCGGGAAGCCTATGTTCTCATGGCGACCAGTCAGAGCGAGATGGAAGAGTGGGTGCGCTCTATTCGCAAGGCCATCGGATCACGGTCTAATGGAG TATTTGGAAAGAGTCTTTCAGACATCATGGTGTATGAGAAGAAATTTGGGGTACGTCTGGTGCCCATCCTGGTGGAGAAGTGTGCTGAATTCATCAGAGAGCACGGTCTGAATGAGGAGGGCATCTTTCGCCTGCCAGGACAGGACAACCAGGTCAAACAGTTCAGAGAGGCCTTTGATGCCGGAGAGAGACCCTCATTCCCCAG TGACACTGATGTCCACACGGTGGGGTCATTACTTAAGTTGTACCTCAGAGAGCTTCCTGAACCTGTTGTGCCCTGGACTCAATATCAGGACTTCCTTGACAGCACTCTGATGCTGGACGCTGCCACTTCAGCT GGCAAAGAAAAGCTGGAGGAACAAATCAGCCTTCTGCCAAAAGTGAACTACAACCTCCTGAGTTACATCTGCAG ATTCCTTTTTGAGGTCCAACAAAACTCAAAGGTGAATAAAATGAGCGTTGAGAATATTGTggcggtggtggtggtggtgatgttgTTGAAGCAAGTGGATGACGCCATCAGTATGATGAAGG GAACACCCATGATACAGAAGGTAATGACTGTGATGATCAGACACCATGAGCTGCTTTTCCCACCCTCTAAAGACAAGCTGCCATCTCCTCTTCCGAGCAAGAAAAGCAAAAGCAAGAAGAACAGTAACCCTCGCAGTTTTGTCGGCTGGGAATCTGCAGAG TGTGAGGTGTCCTCCCTGTCTGAATCTCCTGAGGAAGAGGAAATGGACACACCTGAGCAAGAGAGGAAGGACCTGTGGTCATCTGAGACGGGATCAGAAGGCACACCTCTTTCTCCTTCCTCTCCATTTTCATCCGCAACCGACATGTTGCCCGACAGCCCCAGAAAAAGGACACAAACTCTACCCAGCTTAGGCTGTCCGCCAGCGGGAAGAGGCCGTGAGCCTTCTTGGGAACGCTGGAGCAGGTTCCAGGAGAGCTTTAACGAGAACGAAGAGAAAACATTCTCAGAGGACATCTTTAAGATACTTGACCTGCAGAAAGTGACACTATTTTCTGGAGGGCAGAAAAGTGAAAAGGAAATAGTTGAAGGACAGAAGGACACAGAGGACACAGTTTTGCATGAGACAGGTAACGATGTTGTGGACAAACAGATAGATGCTGTAAAACCAGAGGGACAGAGCACAACACCCGTTCCCAAACCTCGGCGGAGCAACAATGTGACTGCACCAGCTGTGAGCAGAGAGCAGACAGTGGAACCTACAGCACCTGCTCTACAGAAAAGCAATCAAGCACAACCAGAAAACACAGACTCAACAAACATCATCAACAG TCTCCAGCAGAAGAACCAAGAGCTGAGCGCTACAGTGGCAAAGTTGCAGGCAGCACTAGAGGCAGAGCAACGCTGCAAAGCTGCATTAGAGATCTTACTACGCAATGCAGAGCGCAGCAGGGATGAAGCACTTGTGCGCAATGAGCAGCTGAACCGAGAGATTCAGGAGTTCCTCAACAGACCGACTGCTGGACCGTCATAG